GAAGTCATGGAGTTCGATCCCGGCGACACCGCCGAGCGTATTACGGAGCGCGTGCGTCAAGCGTGCCACGATGCGGCGCTCTCGATGGACGAAACCACGCTCGCGCACGACGTGCTGCTCGAAGCGCTTGATCGCGTCGACAGCAACGATCTTGCGAGCCTGCCCCCAACCGAACTTGAAGGAGACCCTTCGGATGACGATTTCGCACATTGATGGAGCCCGGATTGCCTACCACGCGCTAACCACAGACGCCGTGGAAGACGCAACCGTGGGACACGCCACCTCGGAGACTGCTCTGGAGAATAAGGAGACGCCGTTGGACTCGACGATGAGAATGCTCGTCGAACAGTTCAAGGAATCGATCTTCTCGCCCGACCCCGACGACCCGTCCAGCTCGCCAAAGCTCGACCTGAACGGCGGCTGGTAGCCGTCCGCACATCCATCGGACGCCGTGTCCGACTCGTCCTTGAGCTGAATATCGTGAGGAAAGTCAACGTCGCCATTTCGCTCAGCTTCTCCGGTCAGCCCGGCATGGGCATCTGGAGCAACGGTGGGAACCAGCACTGCGTGTTCCTTTACCAGTTGCTGCGACACTCTCCGGTCGCAGGCGAGGTGTGGCTGGTTCACGATGACGCGTGCTCCGGCGCGCCCTCCGGGTACATGATGGACGGGCTCGAGGACGTGCTGCGCCCGGTCTCGTCCATCATCGATCGGACGGATCTTTTTATCGAAATGAACGGCGTGCTTGCGCCTGCGCAGGCCGAACAGCTTCGCCAACGCAATGCGAGGATCGTCTCCTATCAGTTCGGGAACGCCTATGTCATGGCGCTCGAGAATTTCGCGTTCAATGCGCACACGGATTGGGCGCTCAATCCGCATCGCACCCGCTTCGACGAAATCTGGACCAATGCGCAGCACGAACACACCTGCAAGAGCTTTTTTGAAGTTGCGCTGCGTGCGCCTGTCCACGTCGTGCCCCATCCGTGGTCACCGCACTTCATCGAACGAGGTCTTGCCCGGCGCGGCGTGGACGCTCGCGACTGGGGGTATCGCAACCGTGCCCGAACGAAGCGCATCGCCGTGTTCGAGCCCAACGTCAACGTCGTGAAGAGTGCGCTTATCCCGGTGCTCGCGGCCAATGAATTTCACCGCCGGGTCCCGGGCGTGCTCGAACACCTTTACCTCTGCTGTGCCGAACAGATGAAGGACAACTTCGCGTTCAATCGGTTGGTGCACGGGCTCGAAGTCGTGCGCGACGGCAAAGCGACAGCGACGGGCCGCTTTCCGTTTTTTCAATTCGCGGCCAACTTTACCGATATCGTGCTCTGCCATCAGTGGGAGAACGGCCTCAACTATCTCTACTATGAGGCGCTGTATGGCGGGTATCCACTTGTGCACAATTCGCCTTTTCTGCGCGAGGTCGGCTACTACTACGAGGACTTCGACATCGATGCCGCCGCCTGGGCGATCGAACACGCGGCACTGACGCACGACACCCGGCTTGACGACTATCGGCGCAATGCCAAGGTATTTCTCGCCAAGGCAAGCGTGTCGTCGCCCCTGAACGTCGCGCTTTACACAGAAAGGATCCGCGCCCTGTTCGAGCACCGGGCGTGATGACGAGGCACTGTATGGCAGTCAATCCTATTGGCCGGCACATAGGCTGGAATCTCGCACTCGGCGGACTGCTGTTCGGGGTTGCCGCTTGCTGCAATGTCGCGCGAGCCGATTACATCGATGCCGCAGCCGCGCAGTATGGCGTGAACGCTGGCGTCCTCAGGGCGATTGCGTACCATGAATCAAGCCTGAACCCGAACGCGCAGCACAGAAACCGGAACGGTTCCGTCGATGTTGGCCTGATGCAGGTGAATTCGGTTCATTTTGCGTGGCTCGAGCGTCAACATATCCGACCTGACATGCTGTGGAATCCGTCGGTCAACGCTCGTGTCGGTGCAGCCCTGCTGCGCAGGCAGATAGATCGCTATGGCAGTGTATGGCGGGCCGTGGGCGCGTACCATTCCATGAATCCGAATACGGGCGGTGCGTATTCACGAGTGATCCACAACGTCTATGTCAATCGCCGGTGGGAGCGAGATCGACGTCCTACCCGCGATTCGGTGCAAGCGCGATCCACCCTGGTTGAAACCATCGCGATCGAGTAGGAACCGCCAACACAAGTCATTCACGTCATGCCGCCAGCATGACTGAGCACTTCAGGCTCGCGCGATGGCGCAACGCGCCGGCAGCGAACCTCATGATTTTCTTCGCTTCTTCTGAGGGGAATGTGTGGCCCGACCGGGCGCCGGGACGGCATCCTGCGCGAGCTTTTCGGCAAGTGCGTCACGCATCAACGCGACCGGACGAGCGAGCCGGCTGGGCAACGTGCCGTGCACCAGCCATACATTCAGCCCACTCTGAAATTCCGGGACGTCGAGGACTTGCAGCGCCTTGCCGTGCGGACTGCGGGCGAGCACCTCGGGCGCGGCGAGCCCCACGCCAAGACCACGTGCCACGAGCGAGAGTTGCAGCTCCGACCCGAACGCCTCGACCGCCACGTTGAAAGGCAAACCTGCCGTCGACATCGCACGGCTGATCGCCGAACGCATGCCACAGCCGTCCTGATTCAATACCCACGGATAATTCGCCAGTTGCGCGAGCGATATCGGCTCGTCCGGCAGCGCGAAAGTGCTCGGCGCCACCACCACGGTGGGTTTGTGTCCGAGCAGTGTGGGCGTCAAGCCCCCGGGGAGCGGCGCGCCGTCGGGCAGCAGCACGACCGCCGCGTCGAGCTTCGCCTGCTCGAGACTTTGCAGCAGGCCCGGCGACCACCCCGCCGTGACGCGAAGCGTCAGTTTCGGGAAGCGGCTGCGCAACAAGTCGATCGGCTGCTCCAGCGCGAGTTCCGACAGAAATGGCGGCACGCCGATACGGAATTCACCGGACGGCTCGATATCGGGCGAGACGACCGCCTTCAGATCGTCGACCGCCCGCAGCACGGTGCGCGCGAGACTGTACACCTCACGTCCCGCCGGCGTGGGTTTGAGTGGCTTGCTCTGCCGGTCGAGCAACTCGACGCCCAGCATCTTCTCCAGATTCTGAACGCGGCGCGTCAGCCCCGGCTGCGTCAGGAACAGCTTCTCCGACGCCCTCGCCATCGATTCGCTTTCGACCACCGCGACGAAAGCCTGCAAGTCATGTGTATTCAAAACAAATTCGCATAATCAATATAAACATAATTCAATTGTTGCATAACGCTCGCATTCCTACAATCGGTCGGACTGTCACGCTGCGTGACGCCCGCCATTCAACGGAACCGAACCATGACTCAACCGGCCACCTCCTGTTCGCGCGACATCGGGGCTGCACCCGCTGTCCCTGTCCGGCCACCGCAAGCGCCCTCCTTCACGCTGACCACGCCACTGACGATCTTCTTTGCGGCCGCCGTGGGCGTGATTGTCGTGAACCTGTCGGCCGCGCAGCCCTTGACAGGCCCCGTCAGCCACGCGCTGAAGCTGCCCGCCGAACTCGCCGGCCTGATCGCGATGCTGCCGCAACTGGGCTATGCGGCTGGATTGCTGCTCCTCGTGCCGCTGTGCGATCTGCTCGAGAATCGCCGCCTCATTTTCCGCACCCTCGCTTGTTGCGCGGCGCTCCTCGCGCTTGCCACCTTCGCACAATCGGGGTGGCTGTTCCTCGTGTCGGTATTCCTTGCCGGCGCGACCTCCAGCGTGATCCAGATGCTCGTGCCGATGGCTGCCTCCATGGCGCCCGAGAGCCATCGCGGGCGCGCGGTCGGCAATGTGATGAGCGGGCTGATGCTCGGCATTCTGCTGTCGCGTCCGCTCGCCAGCCTGATCACCGGTACGTTCGGCTGGCGCGCGTTCTATGGCATCGAGGCATTGGCCGATGCGGTTCTCGCCGCCGTACTGTTGTTCCGGCTGCCGACGCACAAGCCGCACGCCGGGGCCCGCTATCCCGCCCTGCTGGGCTCGCTATGGACGCTCCTGCGCACCGAACCCGTTCTGCAACGGCGTGCGATGCAGGCGGCGTTCTCGCTCGGCGCGTTCAGCGCGTTCTGGACCGCCATTGCGTTGCGGCTTGTACAACCACCGTTCTCTTTGGGAATGCAAGGCATTGCAGTGTTCGCGCTGGCCGGGGCCTCGGGCGCCATCGTGACACCGCTCGCCGGCTATCTCGGCGATCGCGGCGCGGGCCGCACGACGCAACTCGTCTCCCACCTGACGATGATGGCAGCCGTGCTGCTGCTCGGCATCGCAGGCGCCGGATGGGGCGGGTTCTCACCCTCGGCGCACCCCGCGCTGGCGATGGCCCTGCTCGTTGCCGGAGCCGCAGCGCTCGATGCCGGCGTGATTACGGACCAGACGCTCGGGCGACGCGCCATCAACCTGATCAACCCGTCCGCGCGGGGTCGTCTGAATGCGCTCTTCGTCGGAATTTTCTTCATCGGCGGGGCGCTGGGCGCCGTGCTGTCCGGCGCCGCCTGGGCATGGGCGGGCTGGAGCGGCGTGTGTATCGTTGCACTCGGATTCACGGGCGTGCTGTTCGTGCTCGGTTGCCTGGATCGAGCGTCAGGTCATCACTGAGATGGAAATGAGGTTCGATGCGCATGTGCCGCCATACCCGCCGATCATCGCCCCCTGCCCGAAACCTTTCAATCCGCCGCGCCACGAGCGATGTCGCGCGGCGTGACCCCGAGCCTGCGCTTCATCCACGCCGCCAGATGGCTTTGATGCGCGAAGCCCGCTTCGAGCGCCACCTGGCTCACGCTCAGGTGGCCCTGTTGCAACAAGGTCTTCGCGCGTTCGAGACGCCGCGTCACGACATACTGATGCACGGGGGTGCCCATCGTCTCCCGGAACAGCACCTTGAAATGCGTCGCGCTCAGATCGACGAGCGCCGCCAGATCGTTCAACGACAGCCGCTCGTCGAGATGCGCTTCAATGTAGTCGATGACGCGAGCCGCCGCTCGCGCGGACAGCATGCGCCGTGTGCGTTCTTGCCGTGCGTCGACGCCGGCCAGGCGCACAAGCATGGCGGTACCGAGACTCTCGGCATAGAGCGGATCGGAGGTTTCCGCCGCTTCGAGCTCGGCAAGCAACGCCCACGCCAATTGCTGGAAGCGCCCATCGCGCCACTGTGCGCGTGGACGGATCTGCGCCGCCGTGCCCGTCGATCCGAGGCGCTCACAGGTGACCTGTGCGAAATCGGCGGCAAACCATATGCTGAAGATCGTGCAACTGGCGTCGTCGGTCCATTCGCCGTCGAAACCGGCCGGGACCACGTCGGCATCGCCATGGGACTGGATGCGCGACGTGCGCTTGCCGTCACACCGGCACGTCGTCCTGACGGGCCGACCAACATGGACCGCGACACGATGATGCGCAATCGCGGGAATACGATGCGAACCGGCCGCGATGCCGAACATTTCGGCGCCTATCCCCGACCACCCCAGAGATGCGCTCGACAACAGACGTTTGCGTTGGCCCGAATGCGGCACCAGCGCAGAGGGAACGGCGCTCATCGCTTGCTCCTTGCGTGACCCTGATCGAGAGGCATTCTGCTGCATTTTCGCCGGGTGTGCCGGTTACTTCGGCAAATCGTCATCCGAATCTGCTGGGCCTCGTCCGTTTGTGCGCGTCGAGCCATTGACGGCTACGTAGACTCGATTAACCGTCAAAGCACTTCCCGCGAGTGGCGGCGTGCGCGATCGCTGACGCGCCCCGAAACGGGACACGGAACTGAAACGGAAGGAGTATGGAATGTCGTGCTGCCCACTTGCCGGACTGATGCGCCTGCGGGATCCGCAAGATCGCTATGCGGCGCATGCCCGAACCCCGTCGCTGACGCTGTTCAGGCTGATGGAAGCGCTCGCCGAGCGCCTGCGCTGGTATGGGCTCATGGACCTGTTGAGCGCGATCCCCGACAGCAACGAGGACTTCATCGTGTTCTGACGCGACGGCACTCCGGACGCCCGCCGAAGCGAGCGCCGAAAGTGCCGGCAAGACCCGTTCAAGCCTTCACGTGCGCCTTGACCCAGCCCACGTAGCGATCCATCCAGCTTTTCACGAACTGGGCGGTGCCTTCGTTGCTGATGTTGCCGGAAGCGTCGAAGAAGCCTTCCTTGACCTGGATGAAGACTTCCGGCTGCCCTAGCGTTGGCATATCCAGGTAGGCAAGAACGTTGCGCAGGTGTTGTTGCGCCAGCGCCGTGCCGATCGCCCCGATCGAAGCCCCCAGAACGCCCGCCGGCTTGCCCGCCCACGCGCTCTGCCCATAGGGACGGGAAGCATGGTCGATGGCGTTCTTCAGGACGCCGGGCATCGAACGGTTGTATTCGGGCGTGACGAAGATCACCCCCTGCGACGCGGAGATCTCCGCCTTCAGGCGTTTGACGGCGTCGGCCTGATTACCATCATCGTCCTGGTCGTAGAGCGGCAAGTCGCCGATCTGCACGAACTTGAGCGTGAATTCCGGCGGCGCCATGCGCACCAGCGCATTGGCGAGCTTGTGATTGATCGAATCACGGCGAAGGCTCCCGACGACGACTGCAATCTGATAGGTGCTCATTTCGACCTCTCCAGGAAAGAAACCCGTCCACCACGCGAATCGGAATACGCAGGTTATTCTGCCGCGTACCGATGCAACACCACAAGTCGTTGTTTTAATTGACGTCTTTCCCTCCATCGTTTGCCAATAAGGCACCCCTGTCCGACACCCCTACGATCCCGACTGCCCCGCCGGCCGGACGACCGCCCTGCACCTTGCACCCATGGCATACCCCCACTTGTCTGTGCCTGCGGCTCGGAGTAAAAGTCGATCCATCGATGTCAACCACGAGTCGCGCGCCATGGACACATCCTCCAAGCTCAACGCCGATTCGCTCGGTATCGTCGAGTCGGTGATCATGGGCATCGCCGGCACGGCGCCGGCATACAGCATCGAGATCACCACCTCGACCATCATCGGGACGGCCGGCACGCGCTCGCCGGCGAGCATCCTCGTGTGCGGGTTGATCATGTTCGGCATCGCCTACGCGTTCATCAACATGAACCGGGCGCTGGCAAGCGCCGGCACCTCCTATTCGTGGGTCAGCATGGTTTTCGGACGAACGCTCGGTTTCTTCGCCGGATGGGCGCTGCTGGTGCTGTGCTGCGTCTTCATGGTCTCGGCCATGATTCCGGCGGCGAACGCCACCCTGCTCATCTTCGACCGGCCGCTTGTGAACAACGTGCACTACGTGACATTGATCGCCGCGGCATGGCTGACGTTCGTCAGCGCGGTGGTTGTCAAGGGCATCAAGCTCACGAGCTACGTGCAGGTGCTGATGACGATCGCCGAGGGCGTCATCCTGCTCGTGATACTGGTGGCGAGCTTCCTCGTATTCCCCCATGCGCCGCAGCATCCGTTCTCGCTGCAATGGTTCTCGCCGTTTTCGTTCACACCGCAGCTGTTCGCCAACGGCGCGCTGGTCGCGATCTTCTTCTACTACGGCTGGGACGTGACCATGAACCTGAGCGAGGAGACGCGGGACGCGACCCGGACACCCGGGCGAGCCGCATTCTGGTCGATGGTGTTCCTGATGGCGTTTTTCCTCGTCTTCATCGTCGTCACCCTGCTCGCGCTGTCGGACGCCGAGATCCAACACTACAACACGAACATCATCTTCGCCATCGCAGAGAAGCTGTTCGGACCGACGTGGGGCTACGTCGCCATCATCGCGGTGTTGCTGAGCACCGTGGGTACGGTCGAGACACAGATGTTGCAATTCACCCGCACGCTGTTCGCCAAGAGCCGCGACGGCGCCCTCCACCACCGCTATGCGCGCCTGCATCCACGCTGGCAAACGCCACACATTGCCATCTTCTTCATTTGGATCACGGGGCTTGTGCTTCTGTTGATGTCGTCGTATTTGCCGACGATCAACGTCATCCTGCAGGATTCCATCACCGCGATCGGCTTCCAGATCTGCTTCTACCTCGGGCTGACCGGGCTCGCCTGCGGCTGGTACTACCGCAAGGTGCTGACACAAGGTCCGTGGCGCGCCATCACCCACGTCATCTGGCCGGTGGCGAGCGGCATTTTCCTGTTCTTCATCGCGCTCTACAGCATCCCCACCTTCGATTGGGTAACCAATATCGTCGGCATGGGAGGCATCGCCATCGGCGCGATCCCGCTGCTGCTCAACCGCAAACGCATCCGCGGCGTGCAGCCGGGCTGAACCACCCCGCCAAGAGCCTTCGGTGGCCACGAGGCCGAAACCGCCGTTCGCAGTTTCTACAAATCCATGCCAATAAGCGCGGGTGACGCCAGCGGTTACCCGTGGCGGTAAGGTTCGCTCCATCGAGGCACGGAATTTGCGTGACCGACGACATCGAATGCTCGCAAGAGCCGGGAGTCGGTTGCAATGTCCAATTCGCCCTCGCGCCAAGGCGCCATGGCCGATGATCCAGTCGCCACGCCCGACGCGCCCGTCGGCATGGGGCCACCACGCATCTACGCGCTGATGGCCCGACCGCTTCCCGCGCTCGACGCCTGGGCAGCCCTGGTCGACGGCATCGCCTCGCTCGGCTTTTCGCGAGTGCTGATCGACGAAACGACGTGCGACGACAGACTGCCGGACTACCTGCGTGCGACACGCCACGGCGGACTGGCGCTCGATATCGCCGTCAATGCCGACGTCGGTTCCGCTGTTGCGTCATTTCGCGCGCCGCAGCGCGGGGAGACTGCCTGCGCCGATGACGAACCGCCGGACCCGCGCCGTCTCCCAGGCACGCCGCAGGCCACAAGTGCTCCCGTCTTCCCATCGCAAGGCGATGCCTCGAGCGCCTCGGCCTCATCCCGGCCACGGACGCCGGGGCTCGCTTCCGATCCGCTCGCCGCCCGTCTGCATCGGTTCGCGGGCCTGGGGGCGAACGGTTTTTGCCTTCACCGTCTCGACGTCCGACCCGCCGCGGCGTGGCAGCGACTGCTCGGCGATTTGCGACGCCACTACCCGGCCCTGCAATGGTTCGGCTGGACGCCTGGACTCGCGCGCGAGCAGATGACGGCCGTGGCCTCCGCGGGTTTCGACGGCGTGTTCCTCTCGTCCTGCTGGTGGGACATGCGTGCGTCGTGGCTGTACGACGAGCATGCCGACCTCGCAAGATGCGCCTGGCGAATCGCGCTCGCCGGCGACCCGTTCGACACGTCTGGCGATATCGTGGCGCGCAGCCACAACGTGCTGGAATGCGCACGGGCGCTGCAACTGGCCTTCGAGCTCGGGAACGGCATTCTCATGCCGGCCGGCATGGAATTCGGGCATGCGCATGCGGCGCGGGAATTGCCGAACGTGGCGCCACCGATCGGCGCGGATCCCGGTACGTCGGCCCATGAAGTCGACTTCCGCCAGATCGTTGCGGCGGGCAACCTGCGGCTGGCGGAGAACGCCAGTCGAACTTCACCGGACGGTGCATCCTCATCGACGCCTCACCTCGCCCCCGCCGTGCTGCGATGCCTCTCCGGCGCCGACGCCGCCATTACAGTCCTTACACAGCGGATTCCTAATGCGAAAGGCAGCCGCGTCGTTGCCGTCAACCGCAGCCTGACGCGGGCGGCAACGCTGCCCATCTCCGCCTGCGCCAACGGTGAGCACGTCAGGTTCACCCCGCTCGACCCGCAGGGCAATACCGTCGGCACTCCGGAAACGCTCTCGCAGATCACCCTGGCTCCCGGCGAAGTGAGGATTTGGCACGCTGAGCTCGAGCGCAGTGTGTCGCGCCACGTGTGGCCCAGGGCGAAGCGCGGCGCGGCGAGCGAGCAGGACCGTCGTGCCGTGCGCGAGGCGGCCGCGCGGTCGCGTGTCGTGATCGAGCAGGTGGAACCGGCACTCGAAGACGGGCGCTTCGCGGTGCGCGCCGTGGCGGGAGAAAGCGTGTCTGTCTGCGCCGACGTCTTCACCGATGGCCACGCGCAGCCGAGCGCCGTGCTGCGGTGGCGAGCGCTCGACTCGAGCGCCTGGTGCGAGACCCCGATGACGCCCGTCGGCAATGACCGCTGGCGCGGCGAATTTCGCCCGACGCGGCTGGGCCGCCATGAATACATGGTCGAGGCGTGGCGGGATCCCTACGTCAACTGGTGCACCGAAGTCGCGAAGAAACTGGACGCGGGACAGCCCGTTGCGCTCGACATCCAGGAGGGTATCGAGTGTCTGCGCGATATCGCCCGGCGTGCTTCGGCGGCAAGGCACCGCAAGACGCTGGAGGCCATCGCGAAGCAAGGCGAATCGCAGGATCCCACCCTCGCCTACGCGATAATGAGCGCCCCGGCCACGCTCGACGCCGTCGCCGCCGTTCGCCATCGGCCCTTTGTGACGCGCACGCCGGCGCTTGCGCTCGACGCCGAGCCGCCGGAAGCGGAATACGCCAGTTGGTATGAGTTGTTCCCCCGTTCGCAAAGCGGCGACGTCAACCGACATGGCACATTCGATGATGTCATTCGCCGACTTCCCACGATCGCTGGGATGGGGTTCGACGTGCTCTACATGCCGCCGATTCATCCGATCGGACGCACACATCGAAAGGGCCGGAACAATCGGCTGGACGCGCAACCGACGGATCCGGGCAGTCCGTATGCCATCGGCGACGAAACGGGCGGACACGACGCGATCCACCCTGAGCTCGGCACGATCGACGACTTTCGACGTCTGCGTGACGCCGCCCGGGCGCAGGGCCTGCGCATCGCGCTCGACTTCGCCGTGCAGTGCTCACCGGATCACCCGTGGCTGCGCGAGCATCCGGGCTGGTTCGACTGGCGCGCGGACGGGTCCCTGCGCTACGCCGAGAACCCCCCGAAGCGGTACGAGGACATCGTCAATGTCGACTTCTACGCGCCTGACGCCGTGCCCGCGCTGTGGCTCGCCCTGCGCGACATCGTGCTGTTCTGGATCGGCGAAGGCATCGAGCTCTTTCGCGTCGACAACCCGCACACCAAGCCCCTGCCATTCTGGGAATGGCTGATTGGTTCCGTGCGGGCGGCGCATCCGCGCACGGTGTTCCTCGCCGAAGCCTTTACGCGCCCGAAGCTGATGTACCGGCTCGCGAAGGTCGGTTTCTCGCAGTCGTACACGTATTTCACCTGGCGCGAAACCAAGACCGAGATCACGAATTACCTGATGGAGTTGCAGCGTCCCGAGATCGCCGCCTGCTTCCGTCCGCACTTCTTCGTCAACACGCCTGACATCAACCCCTATCACCTGCAGCGAGGCGGCCGCCCGGCGCATCTGGCGCGCGCGGCCCTGGCCGCCACGCTGTCGGGGTTGTGGGGGATGTACAGTGGCTTCGAGCTCTGCGAGGCCACGCCGCTGCCGGGGCGCGAAGAATACCTCGACGCCGAAAAATACCAAATCCGCGCCTGGGACTGGGATCGGCCCGGCAACATCGTGCGCGAGATCACCGTGCTCAACCGCATACGGCGTGGACATCCCGCCTTGCAGACACATCGCGGCGTCACGTTTCTCAACGCGGGGAATCCTCACATCCTGTACTTCGAGAAGGCGACGCCCACACGCTCCGACGTGGTGCTCGTGGCGATCAATCTCGACGCGCGCCACACGCACGATGCGCCGATCGAGCTGCCGCTCTGGCGCTGGCAACTGCCGGACGACGCGGCGCTCGATGCCGAGAATCTGCTCGACGGAACGCAGTTCGTGTGGCGAGGCAAACAACAACATGTCCACTTGCCGCCGCATGCCCCTTACGCGATATGGTCGGTGCGGCCGTGGCGAGACAATCCCGATGCCGGGGAGACCCCATGAAACGAGAACCCCGGCTCGGCATCACGGCCCTGCGCGACGACCCGCTCTGGTACAAGGACGCCGTCGTCTACCAGTTGCATATCAAGTCGTTCTATGACGGCAACGGCGACGGCATCGGCGATTTCGCCGGGCTGATCGAGAAACTCGACTACATCGCCGAGCTGGGCGTCGACACGCTGTGGGTGCTGCCGTTCTATCCGTCCCCACGGCGCGACGACGGCTACGACATCGCCGAATACCGGGGCGTACATCCCGATTACGGCACCCTCGCCGATGTGCGCCGGCTGATCGCCGAAGCGCATGCACGCGGCATTCGCGTGATCACGGAACTGGTCATCAATCACACGTCGGACCAGCACCCATGGTTTCGGCGCGCCTGCGCCGCCCGCCCGGGATCGTCGCATCGCAATTACTACGTCTGGTCCGACACCGGGCGCGAATACGAGGGCACACGCATCATCTTCGTCGACACGGAGGTGTCGAACTGGACCTGGGAGCCGACGGCGGGCGCCTATTACTGGCATCGCTTCTACTCTCATCAGCCCGACCTGAATTTCGACAACCCGCAAGTGCTGCGCTCGGTGCTGGGCGTGATGCATTTCTGGCTTGGCATGGGGGTGGACGGACTGCGTCTGGACGCCGTGCCCTACCTCGTGGAGCGCGAAGGCACGAGCAACGAAAATCTGCCCGAGACCCATGCGATCCTGCGCCGTATTCGTGCGGATCTCGACGCGAAATACCGGAACCGCCTCCTGCTCGCGGAAGCCAACCAGTGGCCGGAAGACGTGCAGCAGTATTTCGGCGCGGGCGACGAGTGCCATATGGCGTTTCACTTCCCGCTCATGCCGCGCATGTACATGGCCATCGCGCGCGAGGACCGCTTCCCCATCACCGACATCCTGAGCCAGACGCCGCAAATTCCCGAGTCGTGCCAATGGGCGATCTTCCTGCGCAATCACGACGAACTCACGCTCGAAATGGTCACCGACAGCGAGCGCGACTATCTGTGGGAAGTCTATGCGTCGGATCGCCGCGCGCGGCTCAATCTGGGCATTCGCCGCCGGCTCGCGCCGTTGCTCGAACGCGACCGGCGTCGCATCGAATTGATGAACAGTCTGCTGCTCTCGATGCCGGGAACGCCGGTCATCTACTACGGCGACGAGATCGGCATGGGCGACAACATCCATCTGGGCGACCGCGACGGCGTACGCACACCGATGCAGTGGTCCTACGATCGCAACGGCGGCTTCTCGCGCGCCGACCCCGAGCAACTGACGCTGCCGCCCATCCAGGGCGCACTGTACGGATACGAGTCGGTGAACGTCGAGAGCCAGGCGCGCGACCCGCACTCGCTGCTCAACTGGACGCGTCGCCTTATCGCCACCCGGCGCTCGCGCCGCGCGTTCGGCCGCGGCGGCATCGAGTTCCTGCATCCGACCAACCGCAAGGTGCTCGCCTATCTTCGCGAATATGCCGAGGAGGCGCCGCTGCTGTGTGTGGCGAATCTCTCGCACGCGTCGCAGGCGGTGGAACTGGATCTCTCGCGCTACGCCGGTCGCAGGCCGGTGGAGCTGCTGGGCGGCACCGCATTCCCTGCCATCGGGCAATTGACGTACCTGCTGACGTTGCCGCCGTACGGCTTCTACTGGTTCGAACTGGTGGAGGCGACGCAGGCCCCGCGCTGGAACGACGAGGCGTCGGA
The Pandoraea pulmonicola DNA segment above includes these coding regions:
- a CDS encoding DUF2827 family protein — encoded protein: MGIWSNGGNQHCVFLYQLLRHSPVAGEVWLVHDDACSGAPSGYMMDGLEDVLRPVSSIIDRTDLFIEMNGVLAPAQAEQLRQRNARIVSYQFGNAYVMALENFAFNAHTDWALNPHRTRFDEIWTNAQHEHTCKSFFEVALRAPVHVVPHPWSPHFIERGLARRGVDARDWGYRNRARTKRIAVFEPNVNVVKSALIPVLAANEFHRRVPGVLEHLYLCCAEQMKDNFAFNRLVHGLEVVRDGKATATGRFPFFQFAANFTDIVLCHQWENGLNYLYYEALYGGYPLVHNSPFLREVGYYYEDFDIDAAAWAIEHAALTHDTRLDDYRRNAKVFLAKASVSSPLNVALYTERIRALFEHRA
- a CDS encoding APC family permease, which translates into the protein MDTSSKLNADSLGIVESVIMGIAGTAPAYSIEITTSTIIGTAGTRSPASILVCGLIMFGIAYAFINMNRALASAGTSYSWVSMVFGRTLGFFAGWALLVLCCVFMVSAMIPAANATLLIFDRPLVNNVHYVTLIAAAWLTFVSAVVVKGIKLTSYVQVLMTIAEGVILLVILVASFLVFPHAPQHPFSLQWFSPFSFTPQLFANGALVAIFFYYGWDVTMNLSEETRDATRTPGRAAFWSMVFLMAFFLVFIVVTLLALSDAEIQHYNTNIIFAIAEKLFGPTWGYVAIIAVLLSTVGTVETQMLQFTRTLFAKSRDGALHHRYARLHPRWQTPHIAIFFIWITGLVLLLMSSYLPTINVILQDSITAIGFQICFYLGLTGLACGWYYRKVLTQGPWRAITHVIWPVASGIFLFFIALYSIPTFDWVTNIVGMGGIAIGAIPLLLNRKRIRGVQPG
- a CDS encoding NADPH-dependent FMN reductase, translating into MSTYQIAVVVGSLRRDSINHKLANALVRMAPPEFTLKFVQIGDLPLYDQDDDGNQADAVKRLKAEISASQGVIFVTPEYNRSMPGVLKNAIDHASRPYGQSAWAGKPAGVLGASIGAIGTALAQQHLRNVLAYLDMPTLGQPEVFIQVKEGFFDASGNISNEGTAQFVKSWMDRYVGWVKAHVKA
- a CDS encoding lytic transglycosylase domain-containing protein, yielding MAVNPIGRHIGWNLALGGLLFGVAACCNVARADYIDAAAAQYGVNAGVLRAIAYHESSLNPNAQHRNRNGSVDVGLMQVNSVHFAWLERQHIRPDMLWNPSVNARVGAALLRRQIDRYGSVWRAVGAYHSMNPNTGGAYSRVIHNVYVNRRWERDRRPTRDSVQARSTLVETIAIE
- a CDS encoding MFS transporter: MTQPATSCSRDIGAAPAVPVRPPQAPSFTLTTPLTIFFAAAVGVIVVNLSAAQPLTGPVSHALKLPAELAGLIAMLPQLGYAAGLLLLVPLCDLLENRRLIFRTLACCAALLALATFAQSGWLFLVSVFLAGATSSVIQMLVPMAASMAPESHRGRAVGNVMSGLMLGILLSRPLASLITGTFGWRAFYGIEALADAVLAAVLLFRLPTHKPHAGARYPALLGSLWTLLRTEPVLQRRAMQAAFSLGAFSAFWTAIALRLVQPPFSLGMQGIAVFALAGASGAIVTPLAGYLGDRGAGRTTQLVSHLTMMAAVLLLGIAGAGWGGFSPSAHPALAMALLVAGAAALDAGVITDQTLGRRAINLINPSARGRLNALFVGIFFIGGALGAVLSGAAWAWAGWSGVCIVALGFTGVLFVLGCLDRASGHH
- a CDS encoding LysR family transcriptional regulator; translation: MNTHDLQAFVAVVESESMARASEKLFLTQPGLTRRVQNLEKMLGVELLDRQSKPLKPTPAGREVYSLARTVLRAVDDLKAVVSPDIEPSGEFRIGVPPFLSELALEQPIDLLRSRFPKLTLRVTAGWSPGLLQSLEQAKLDAAVVLLPDGAPLPGGLTPTLLGHKPTVVVAPSTFALPDEPISLAQLANYPWVLNQDGCGMRSAISRAMSTAGLPFNVAVEAFGSELQLSLVARGLGVGLAAPEVLARSPHGKALQVLDVPEFQSGLNVWLVHGTLPSRLARPVALMRDALAEKLAQDAVPAPGRATHSPQKKRRKS
- a CDS encoding AraC family transcriptional regulator, which gives rise to MSAVPSALVPHSGQRKRLLSSASLGWSGIGAEMFGIAAGSHRIPAIAHHRVAVHVGRPVRTTCRCDGKRTSRIQSHGDADVVPAGFDGEWTDDASCTIFSIWFAADFAQVTCERLGSTGTAAQIRPRAQWRDGRFQQLAWALLAELEAAETSDPLYAESLGTAMLVRLAGVDARQERTRRMLSARAAARVIDYIEAHLDERLSLNDLAALVDLSATHFKVLFRETMGTPVHQYVVTRRLERAKTLLQQGHLSVSQVALEAGFAHQSHLAAWMKRRLGVTPRDIARGAAD